From the genome of Helicobacter pylori, one region includes:
- the rimM gene encoding ribosome maturation factor RimM (Essential for efficient processing of 16S rRNA), with the protein MVSMLLVGRIGKSVGLKGGLKLHLESDFPECLKKGVKVSVASLNAFSCTSSFKEYIIHSYEHAKNLLFLETIHTPEKAKELTNLGLFMSEAESKKLCVLKDGEFFYCDLVGLSVVEENEILGKVIEIQRISQIDYFMVETTKSLVEKGLAKIFLIPYRDFYIKEILLQDKKITTNNAKTLLENS; encoded by the coding sequence ATGGTTTCTATGCTTTTAGTGGGCAGAATTGGTAAAAGCGTGGGGCTTAAGGGGGGGTTAAAGCTTCATTTAGAGAGCGATTTTCCGGAGTGCTTAAAAAAAGGCGTTAAGGTGAGTGTCGCTTCCCTAAATGCTTTCTCTTGCACTTCTTCTTTTAAAGAATATATCATCCATTCTTATGAACATGCCAAAAACCTGTTGTTTTTAGAGACTATCCACACGCCCGAAAAGGCTAAAGAGCTGACTAATTTAGGGCTTTTTATGAGCGAAGCAGAGAGTAAAAAACTCTGTGTTTTAAAAGATGGGGAGTTTTTTTATTGCGATTTAGTAGGGCTTAGCGTGGTGGAAGAAAACGAGATTTTAGGAAAAGTCATAGAAATCCAAAGGATTTCTCAAATAGATTATTTTATGGTTGAAACCACGAAAAGTTTGGTTGAAAAAGGTTTGGCTAAGATTTTTTTAATCCCTTATAGGGATTTTTATATCAAAGAAATCCTTTTGCAAGACAAAAAAATAACCACCAATAACGCTAAAACGCTTTTAGAGAATAGTTGA
- the rpsP gene encoding 30S ribosomal protein S16 — MTVIRLTRIGRKKKPFYRVVVTDSRKRRDGGWIESIGYYNPLSEPKDIKIDKERLNYWKGVGAKMSERVEKLSQKA, encoded by the coding sequence ATGACAGTCATTAGACTCACGCGCATTGGGAGAAAGAAAAAGCCTTTTTACAGAGTGGTGGTAACCGATTCTAGGAAAAGAAGGGATGGGGGTTGGATTGAATCCATTGGGTATTACAACCCTTTAAGCGAGCCTAAAGATATTAAGATTGATAAGGAACGCTTGAATTACTGGAAAGGTGTGGGGGCTAAAATGAGCGAGAGGGTGGAAAAACTTTCTCAAAAAGCCTAA
- a CDS encoding DUF2130 domain-containing protein, with translation MQENQIKCPNCQAPINVNEALLKQIESENQSRFLAQQKEFEKEVDAKRAEYQSQLKELKQKEEALKEQEKEQKAKFNDAVKQESALALQDERAKIIEEARKNAFLEQQKGLELLQKELDEKSKQVQELHQKEAEIERLKRENNEAESRLKAENEKKLNEKLDVERERIAKALHEKNELKFKQQEEQLEMLRNELKNAQRKAELSSQQFQGEVQELAIEEFLRQKFPLDSIEEIKKGQRGGDCIQVVHTREFQNCGKIYYESKRTKEFQKAWVEKLKSDMREIGADVGVIVSEVLPKEMERMGLFEGVWVCSFEEFKGLSTVLREGVIQVGLAKKSQENKGDKVNLLYHYLTSSEFSMQVNAIIEGFEQLRADLESEKRAMARIWKSREKQMEKVFESTINMYGSIKGIAGNAIGQVKALELGYDGEDLED, from the coding sequence ATGCAAGAAAATCAAATCAAATGCCCCAATTGTCAAGCGCCAATTAATGTGAATGAAGCGCTATTGAAACAGATAGAATCAGAAAATCAAAGCAGGTTTTTAGCCCAACAAAAAGAGTTTGAAAAAGAGGTGGATGCAAAAAGAGCGGAGTATCAGAGCCAACTCAAAGAGTTAAAGCAAAAAGAAGAGGCCCTAAAAGAGCAAGAGAAAGAACAAAAGGCTAAATTTAATGATGCAGTCAAACAAGAGAGCGCGTTAGCCTTGCAAGATGAAAGGGCTAAAATCATTGAAGAAGCCAGAAAAAACGCTTTTTTAGAGCAGCAAAAAGGATTGGAATTGTTGCAAAAAGAATTGGATGAGAAGTCCAAACAAGTCCAAGAATTGCACCAAAAAGAAGCGGAAATTGAAAGGCTAAAAAGAGAAAATAACGAAGCAGAGAGCCGATTGAAAGCTGAAAATGAAAAAAAATTGAATGAAAAATTGGATGTGGAGAGGGAAAGGATAGCAAAAGCCTTGCATGAAAAAAATGAATTGAAATTCAAGCAGCAAGAAGAGCAATTAGAAATGTTAAGAAACGAGTTGAAAAACGCTCAAAGAAAGGCTGAATTAAGCTCGCAGCAATTCCAAGGCGAGGTGCAAGAATTGGCGATTGAAGAGTTTTTGAGGCAAAAATTCCCCTTAGATAGTATTGAAGAAATCAAAAAAGGGCAAAGAGGGGGCGATTGCATTCAAGTGGTGCATACTAGGGAATTTCAAAATTGCGGGAAAATTTATTATGAGAGCAAACGCACTAAAGAATTTCAAAAAGCTTGGGTTGAAAAGCTTAAAAGCGACATGCGAGAGATTGGGGCTGATGTGGGGGTGATTGTGAGTGAAGTGCTGCCTAAAGAGATGGAGAGAATGGGGTTATTTGAGGGGGTGTGGGTGTGTTCGTTTGAAGAGTTTAAGGGGTTAAGCACGGTGTTAAGAGAGGGGGTTATTCAAGTGGGTTTGGCTAAAAAAAGTCAGGAAAATAAGGGCGATAAAGTGAATCTGCTCTATCATTATTTGACAAGCTCTGAATTTTCTATGCAAGTGAATGCGATTATAGAGGGGTTTGAGCAATTGAGAGCGGATTTAGAAAGCGAAAAACGCGCGATGGCTAGGATTTGGAAAAGCAGGGAAAAACAAATGGAAAAAGTGTTTGAGAGCACGATTAACATGTATGGCTCTATCAAGGGCATTGCAGGCAATGCGATCGGGCAAGTGAAAGCGTTGGAGCTTGGGTATGATGGGGAAGATTTAGAAGATTAG
- the trmD gene encoding tRNA (guanosine(37)-N1)-methyltransferase TrmD, translating to MKFSVLTLFPQLVWPYFEDSILKRALEKNLFELEVLSLRDFSTNKYQKADHTLIGGGAGQILDPEMIENALHSVKNPKHTIFLSAVGKPFKQIDAMRLAQKKHVVLVCGRYEGFDERSIELGADEVFCIGDFILTGGELGALCLIDSVARYIQGVLGNAQSLENESFENHYLEAPNFANAVFKSKEINKIPAPSEYSKGNHARIKQLRLDLSKLRTKFYRLDLFKQHKS from the coding sequence GTGAAATTCAGCGTTTTAACCCTTTTCCCGCAACTCGTATGGCCTTATTTTGAAGATTCTATTTTAAAAAGAGCGTTAGAAAAAAATCTCTTTGAATTAGAAGTGTTAAGCCTTAGAGATTTTAGCACTAATAAATATCAAAAAGCGGATCACACGCTCATTGGTGGGGGTGCAGGGCAAATTTTAGACCCTGAGATGATAGAAAATGCGCTCCATTCTGTTAAAAACCCTAAACACACGATTTTTTTAAGCGCGGTGGGCAAGCCTTTCAAGCAAATAGACGCGATGCGTTTGGCTCAAAAAAAACATGTCGTTTTGGTGTGCGGGCGTTATGAGGGCTTTGATGAACGCTCTATTGAACTTGGTGCTGATGAGGTTTTTTGTATAGGCGATTTTATTTTAACAGGGGGCGAGCTTGGGGCGTTGTGCTTGATAGATAGTGTCGCTCGCTATATTCAAGGGGTTTTGGGCAACGCTCAATCTTTAGAAAATGAGAGCTTTGAAAACCATTATTTGGAAGCCCCTAATTTCGCTAACGCTGTTTTTAAATCCAAAGAAATCAATAAAATCCCTGCCCCTTCAGAATATTCTAAAGGAAATCATGCTAGAATCAAGCAACTAAGACTTGATTTGTCAAAATTAAGGACAAAATTTTACCGCCTTGATTTATTCAAACAGCACAAATCATGA
- a CDS encoding KH domain-containing protein: protein MHELDPLNTPFSQAECKDYSYCVATFLEKYLKKVVSFPQALSVEYTLLEDKVKQITIYTHPSDMGHVIGKEGKMVSTIKAFVSGVKAKDGFSYKIVVFASKNGDKNPHVLGDQTP, encoded by the coding sequence ATGCACGAATTAGATCCTTTGAACACGCCTTTTTCTCAAGCTGAGTGTAAGGACTATTCGTATTGCGTGGCAACTTTTTTAGAAAAATATTTAAAAAAGGTTGTTTCTTTTCCTCAAGCTTTGAGCGTAGAGTACACGCTTTTAGAAGATAAAGTCAAACAAATCACTATTTATACCCACCCGTCAGACATGGGGCATGTGATCGGTAAAGAGGGCAAAATGGTGAGCACAATTAAGGCGTTTGTTTCTGGTGTGAAAGCCAAAGACGGGTTTTCTTATAAAATCGTTGTTTTTGCTAGTAAAAATGGTGATAAAAATCCCCATGTTTTAGGCGATCAAACGCCTTGA
- the rplS gene encoding 50S ribosomal protein L19 produces MKNRYIQQFEDAQLKDKTMPAFKAGDTLRLGITIKEGEKTRTQYFEGVCIAIRGNGVDKTFCVRKIGANNIGVEKIFPFYSESLASVEVLRVGRVRRAKLYYLRDRRGKAARIKEVRH; encoded by the coding sequence ATGAAAAACCGCTACATTCAGCAGTTTGAAGACGCTCAATTAAAAGACAAGACCATGCCAGCATTTAAAGCCGGCGATACTTTGAGGCTTGGTATTACCATTAAAGAAGGCGAAAAAACACGAACTCAGTATTTTGAGGGCGTGTGCATTGCGATTAGAGGCAATGGCGTGGATAAGACTTTTTGCGTGCGTAAAATAGGGGCTAACAATATCGGCGTGGAGAAAATTTTCCCTTTTTATAGCGAAAGTTTAGCGAGCGTTGAGGTGTTGCGTGTGGGTAGGGTTCGCCGTGCGAAACTCTACTATTTGCGCGATAGGAGAGGTAAGGCAGCAAGGATCAAAGAAGTCCGCCATTAA
- the ffh gene encoding signal recognition particle protein, whose protein sequence is MFQALSDGFKNALNKIRFQDDEKALDRALDELKKTLLKNDVHHKVARELLKKVESQTKLNGVGKQQFLDALGKSLLEILNAKGSSGFTFAQTPPTVVLMAGLQGSGKTTTTAKLAHYLKTKNKKVLLCACDLQRLAAVEQLKVLGEQVGVEVFYEENKSVKEIANNALKRAKEAQFDVLIVDSAGRLAIDKELMQELKEVKEVLNPHEVLYVADALSGQDGVKSANTFNEEIGVNGVVLSKFDSDSKGGIALGITYQLGLPLRFIGSGEKIPDLDVFVPERIVGRLMGAGDIISLAEKTASVLNPNEAKDLSKKLKKGQFTFNDFLNQIEKVKKLGSMSSLISMIPGLGNMANALKDTDLESSLEVKKIKAMVNSMTKKEQENPEILNGSRRKRIALGSGLEVSEINRIIKRFDQASKMAKRLTNKKGISDLMNLMSQAKNQTPPKMR, encoded by the coding sequence ATGTTTCAAGCATTAAGCGATGGGTTTAAAAACGCACTCAATAAAATCCGCTTTCAAGATGATGAAAAAGCGCTAGACAGAGCGTTAGATGAATTGAAAAAAACGCTTTTAAAAAATGATGTGCATCATAAAGTGGCTAGAGAATTGCTCAAAAAAGTGGAAAGTCAAACTAAACTGAATGGCGTTGGTAAGCAGCAATTTTTAGACGCTTTAGGAAAGAGTTTGTTAGAAATTTTAAACGCTAAAGGGAGCAGTGGTTTTACTTTCGCTCAAACGCCTCCCACCGTGGTTTTAATGGCAGGTTTGCAAGGGAGCGGTAAGACAACCACCACCGCTAAACTCGCTCATTATTTAAAAACCAAAAATAAAAAAGTGCTTTTATGTGCGTGCGATTTGCAACGCCTAGCGGCAGTGGAGCAATTAAAGGTTTTGGGCGAACAGGTGGGCGTGGAAGTTTTTTATGAAGAAAATAAAAGCGTGAAAGAAATCGCTAACAACGCTTTAAAAAGGGCTAAAGAAGCGCAATTTGATGTTTTGATCGTAGATAGCGCGGGGCGTTTAGCCATTGATAAAGAGCTTATGCAAGAATTAAAAGAAGTTAAAGAAGTCTTAAACCCCCATGAGGTGCTGTATGTCGCAGACGCATTGAGCGGGCAAGATGGGGTCAAAAGCGCGAACACATTTAATGAAGAAATAGGCGTGAACGGGGTGGTGTTAAGCAAATTTGATAGCGATTCTAAAGGGGGTATCGCCTTAGGCATCACTTATCAATTAGGCTTGCCCTTGCGTTTTATCGGGAGCGGGGAAAAAATCCCGGATTTAGATGTGTTTGTGCCTGAAAGGATTGTGGGGCGTTTGATGGGGGCTGGAGATATTATCTCGCTCGCTGAAAAAACCGCTAGCGTTTTAAACCCTAATGAAGCCAAAGATTTAAGCAAAAAACTCAAAAAAGGGCAATTCACTTTCAATGACTTTTTAAACCAGATTGAAAAGGTGAAAAAATTAGGCTCTATGAGTTCTCTAATCTCTATGATTCCAGGTTTAGGGAATATGGCAAACGCGTTAAAAGACACGGATTTAGAAAGCTCTTTAGAAGTGAAAAAAATCAAGGCTATGGTCAATTCCATGACGAAAAAAGAGCAAGAAAACCCCGAGATTTTAAACGGCAGCCGAAGAAAAAGGATCGCTTTAGGGAGCGGCTTAGAAGTGTCTGAAATCAATCGCATCATCAAACGCTTTGATCAAGCGAGCAAAATGGCGAAACGCTTAACGAATAAAAAGGGCATTAGCGATTTGATGAATCTAATGAGTCAGGCTAAAAATCAAACACCCCCTAAAATGCGCTGA